One Anopheles marshallii chromosome 3, idAnoMarsDA_429_01, whole genome shotgun sequence genomic region harbors:
- the LOC128714468 gene encoding netrin receptor unc-5-like encodes MNVSCKLPHFLQLYFICIVGLIGVWGLETGDHRRTDVKNLPTALPFGVEIRKATAVEQYKSPSFDDNGHGRSTINRHQSQPLRNPIQADAKSGRAHQREPRKNFDTLIPLSEEAKDELHAVDKSENNQAEMKLSHHRRQPGREVTKVDEGDQKAARMVDDRLPVDDDVVDATKDEYYDAASKEENEGDNYEDGKIINSGALDNFFGGKSTSSSNGASGVEDEHRKGSKNVHDYKRGNTEGAVESNAQEELDEDDEDDEEEEDEEEDDSEVSYGEDVLPPSEAFGTFGGKADGASKVEEAPYFLVEPQSTYVIRSKPAVLKCKAANTLQIHFKCSGSIKPPPSTEESHVDPHSGVHFQEVTATISRDLVYEYFGKLPFKCECHAWSPRGKAVSQPASIIVAYLKKNFELQETRIRAEVGEKLEIRCVAPKGYPKPQVTWLKNNFTVTSSSLLTFTTEGNIVITSLNLQDIGNYTCVAENIAGKRTSESIELIVFVNGGWSQWSAWLECRCPGKPAQGRKRTRTCSDPIPLYGGAPCVGPNQQKTADCVTCPEDTQIITPNGFEDNAFVRRWSAWSAWSSCTNKCTQSRRRICRTQNMDYYDKALVKHHQQLAALMEDHNEQESSAYGCHGKDVQTIVCRGGECRIDDTASDWIFYLGLGFIVTLCLTFLVFLLHMRHRQKIPTYSITRTTPDQHTYTHEFQKKLTLTSNPPDINIRVNGYEYSNGSTMEAPKIPSQSVPLLLTRSTSEHHYDEPQFNSMQAIQTSNKDEPGTNVYHQQKAGTGVVLQHHYHQYHSLEQSHLQRQITSSPAIQSQKGQYRSSESLSGTSNTNTSNSTYAIATTDSLDTSSSSEAMYKSNSARQVVTSDGGWLELEHLQTSLSIPEGAIPTALRINVFLAVMYDSKDTILVENQVTHISPTIVCGPAKSNFSKPLIIKVPHCAEDIASWKVSLFYKEEVTNCWKKIASSENDVPSPQAYIQLDQHNAYIMTRKLGKYLLGGESLSPEVTVTKRLKIVMFGPVRKPEADFNIRAYVLEDYPSALEHCSGIETRLGYFQIGQSSPFHFANSKEAMTLRINCSGGWTTATECSIQKIPFNHIWKNMAILHCEFLLHKLTDEMPCLRLELGAEQDNGAKVLITSVAFS; translated from the exons ATGAATGTTTCATGCAAATTACCACATTTCCTTCagctatattttatttgcattgtcGGACTGATCGGAGTGTGGGGTCTGGAAACCGGAGATCATCGACGGACGGACGTCAAAAATTTACCCACAGCTTTGCCGTTTGGTGTCGAAATACGTAAAGCTACTGCCGTGGAACAATATAAATCACCGTCATTCGACGACAATGGCCACGGGCGATCGACTATCAATCGACATCAGTCGCAACCCCTTCGAAACCCCATTCAAGCCGATGCAAAGTCTGGGAGGGCACATCAACGGGAACCACGAAAAAACTTCGACACACTCATCCCATTATCCGAGGAAGCGAAAGATGAACTACATGCGGTCGATAAGTCGGAAAACAATCAAGCGGAAATGAAACTTTCCCATCATCGGCGTCAACCAGGACGTGAAGTTACGAAGGTGGATGAAGGTGACCAGAAGGCGGCTCGCATGGTCGACGACCGGCTTCCTGTAGATGATGACGTTGTTGACGCTACCAAGGACGAATACTATGACGCTGCAAGCAAAGAAGAGAACGAAGGTGATAATTATGAGGATggtaaaataatcaattcgGGTGCGTTGGACAACTTTTTTGGCGGGAAATCTACGTCCTCGTCGAATGGTGCGTCCGGTGTAGAGGATGAACATCGGAAGGGTTCGAAAAATGTGCATGATTATAAAAGGGGAAATACGGAGGGTGCTGTGGAATCGAATGCACAAGAAGAACTCGACGAGGAtgacgaggacgacgaagaAGAGGAGGATGAGGAAGAAGATGACAGTGAAGTGTCATATGGCGAGGATGTGCTTCCACCGAGTGAAGCGTTTGGCACCTTCGGTGGAAAGGCTGATGGTGCGTCAAAGGTGGAGGAGGCGCCGTACTTCCTGGTAGAGCCCCAGAGTACTTATGTGATCCGGAGCAAGCCGGCCGTCCTGAAGTGCAAAGCAGCCAACACACTGCAG ATTCATTTCAAGTGCAGTGGCAGTATCAAGCCTCCTCCCTCGACCGAAGAATCGCACGTAGACCCTCACAGTGGGGTTCACTTCCAGGAAGTGACGGCCACAATATCCCGCGACCTGGTGTACGAGTACTTCGGCAAGCTACCGTTCAAATGCGAATGCCACGCCTGGTCCCCTCGCGGAAAAGCCGTCAGCCAACCGGCCTCGATTATTGTTGCGT atttgaagaaaaacttCGAACTACAGGAAACCAGAATTCGTGCTGAAGTTGGAGAAAAGTTGGAAATTAGGTGCGTCGCTCCAAAGGGTTATCCAAAGCCCCAGGTAACATGGTTGAAAAATAACTTCACCGTTACATCAAGTTCTCTATTGACCTTCACCACTGAAGGAAACATTGTGATAACAAGCTTAAATCTTCAG GACATAGGAAATTATACATGCGTAGCGGAGAACATTGCTGGAAAAAGGACATCAGAATCAATCGAGCTGATCGTTTTCG TGAACGGAGGATGGAGTCAATGGAGTGCCTGGCTGGAGTGCCGTTGCCCTGGAAAACCAGCCCAAGGAAGGAAGCGTACACGTACCTGTAGTGATCCCATTCCTCTGTATGGTGGAGCACCTTGCGTAGGGCCGAATCAACAGAAAACTGCCGATTGTGTAACTTGTCCGG AAGACACACAAATAATTACTCCTAATGGGTTTGAGGATAACGCATTTG TACGCCGTTGGTCCGCATGGTCTGCATGGAGCTCGTGCACTAACAAATGCACCCAATCAAGGAGACGAATCTGCCGCACGCAAAATATGGACTACTACGATAAAGCACTTGTGAAGCATCATCAACAGTTGGCAGCTCTTATGGAAGATCATAACGAGCAGGAGAGCAGCGCCTACGGCTGTCACGGGAAGGACGTTCAAACCATCGTTTGTCGTGGTGGCGAATGCAGAATTGATGACACAG CTTCTGATTGGATCTTTTATCTCGGACTCGGGTTCATTGTGACACTCTGTTTGACATTCCTGGTGTTTTTGCTGCATATGCGACATCGGCAGAAGATACCAACGTACTCCATCACACGGACGACTCCCGATCagcacacttacacacacgaGTTTCAAAAGAAGCTTACGCTTACCTCAAACCCGCCGGACATCAATATACGAGTCAATGGTTACGAATACTCAAATGGAAGCACCATGGAAGCCCCAAAGATACCGAGTCAGAGTGTTCCGCTACTTCTGACCAGATCCACATCTGAACATCACTACGACGAACCGCAATTCAACTCGAT GCAAGCGATTCAGACGTCAAATAAGGACGAACCGGGTACGAACGTGTACCATCAACAGAAGGCTGGGACGGGAGTGGTTCTTCAGCATCATTACCATCAGTATCACTCACTCGAACAGAGTCACCTTCAACGTCAGATAACGTCGTCACCTGCCATCCAATCTCAAAAGGGTCAGTATCGCAGCTCCGAATCTCTATCGGGGACgtccaacacaaacacat CAAACTCAACCTACGCTATCGCTACGACGGATTCCCTGGATACGTCTAGTTCGTCCGAAGCCATGTACAAATCGAACTCTGCTCGTCAGGTTGTCACCTCGGATGGGGGTTGGTTGGAGCTGGAGCATTTGCAAACATCGCTCTCGATCCCCGAGGGAGCCATCCCAACGGCGCTAAGAATAAACGTTTTTCTAGCCGTCATGTACGACTCCAAAGATACGATATTAGTCGAAAATCAGGTCACTCACATCAGTCCCACCATTGTGTGTGGGCCAGCCAAGAGTAATTTCTCCAAACCGCTCATCATCAAGGTTCCGCACTGCGCCGAGGATATTGCCAGCTGGAAGGTGTCCCTCTTCTATAAAGAGGAAGTGACGAACTGCTGGAAAAAGATTGCGTCATCAGAGAATGACGTTCCCAGTCCGCAGGCCTACATTCAACTTGACCAGCACAATGCGTACATCATGACGCGGAAGCTCGGCAAGTATCTGCTCGGTGGAGAAAGTCTTTCACCCGAGGTGACCGTCACCAAGCGGCTGAAGATCGTAATGTTCGGTCCTGTTCGAAAACCGGAAGCAGACTTCAATATTCGCGCCTACGTGCTTGAGGACTACCCGAGTGCTCTGGAACATTGTAGTGGAATAGAAACGCGGCTGGGGTACTTCCAGATCGGACAGAGTTCCCCGTTCCACTTCGCTAACAGTAAAGAAGCGATGACACTACGGATCAACTGTTCAGGCGGGTGGACGACGGCGACCGAGTGTTCTATCCAGAAGATCCCCTTCAATCACATCTGGAAGAATATGGCGATCTTGCACTGTGAATTCTTGTTGCACAAATTGACCGATGAGATGCCTTGTTTACGATTGGAGCTAGGTGCCGAGCAGGACAACGGTGCCAAAGTGCTTATCACGTCGGTGGCGTTCTCGTGA